Below is a genomic region from Phacochoerus africanus isolate WHEZ1 chromosome X, ROS_Pafr_v1, whole genome shotgun sequence.
cccaggttagaggtcgaatcagagctacagctgcctgcctacaccacaaccagagcaataccaggtccaagccatgtctgcaacctactaggcaacgcccagatccttaacccaactgagcaaggccagggatggaacctgcatcctcatggatactagtcaggttttggGAACTCCGACAGCAAACATAAGCACTCTTACAAGGCCGAGAGGGGCCACTGAAAGTAGATAGAACCTTTGTCCAACCCTCaggctcaaaaacaaaaaaaccacctgtTTTAGGAGTCCCTTCCAGGGTTGAAATGGGATTGGTGTTGTCTTGGGAAtgcaggacacaggtttgattcctagcccagcatagtgggttaaggatccaaagttgcaaaagctgcagcttaggtcacaaactgcagctgggatcagatccctggcccaggatctcccTTATGCCACGggacagtcaaaaaagaaaaacaaaaaaccccaaccctgGTGCCCATGTCACTCCAGGTCTGTAGACAaagctccctccctctgccatgTCCTAGGCCTTGTCATAACCTCCCTGGGCCCAGAGAGGATGTCCAAACCTACTCTGGGATAGTGAGGCTGAGATGGTCAGAAATTTCTAACACATGACTGCCTTGGACTTGAATAACCTGTTTAGTATGTTAACATTTACCAAATGCAGTAACTGTCTTGAAACACTGAAGCAGTGAGAGAGACTATTTGAAATCTTGGGACCTGTAAAGCCCCCTTTCCCTGCCACAGTACCACCCTAATTCCACAGGTAAATTAGGGCACTTTGGCCCCCTCCCACCTTTCCCATATACAAGTTGTGGCCTGTGTATTGCTCTCTTACTAGCCCAAGATACCATTTACCTGTCTAATCTCAAGTACCTAGTAATGGTGCCTGGCACGTAAACTTGAGTTtattatatatcaaaaatatCGTTCTGATTTctctcaaccatttaaaaaagcagaaatgtaGTTTAGAGGCCATATACAAACAGGCGGCATAccagtttgccaacccctggttCACATGATTCCTACTCAGCACCATATATAagatgtttttttattttaaaaatgtgctacCCTCAGGTACAAGGATGATGCGCACACACTCCCCATAATAGAGGGTATAAGAGCTGCCAGTCACAGGGtgctatttaattaattaaataatttaaggacccggtgttgccatgagctgtggtgtaggtcaacaacacagctcagatctagcattgctgtggctgtgacgcaggccaggggctacagctcagatttgacccctagcctgggaacctccacatgccaagggtgcggcgctaaaaagaaaaaattacaatttaaaaaacccatttcCTTACTCACACTAGCCATTCTCTTTTTTAAGTACTTGGTGGCTagagaacatttctatcactGGACAGTCCTGTGTTAGATCTGACAGAAGGTATTTCAGTACACTGCCACAAACCAGAATCAACAGCAGTTCCAAGGAGAGGCCTTCACATGTTTATTACTGAGGCAAAGCGCTATACAGAAACAACAACATAAAGAGAACCCATTTCCAGATATATCCAACGGTGGCCGTGCCGTTTTCAGTGATATGGTAAGATGCAAGGAAATAACTGCCACACAGCATCAATATGTGCACCACCTCACATGTGGAGGCTCCTTAGAGACCCAGCTTGGTTCTTCTCCAATGTCTTCTCTTCGAGTTGTACCTACAACAGAAGGAAACTGCAAGTTATAAAAGGCAGTCTGATCTCAACTCTTTTTCACAACAAACTCTGCCTTAAAATTCCTGAAAGGCAAAGGgtcctgcttttccttcctttaacAAGTTTGAAGCTTTTTTTGGAGAGTAAAAAATGACTTGCTAGATGTGCTAAAGAACTAGTCATATCAAATTTTTACCTCTTGAAATGATTCCAGGCTAGAACGCTGGTTCTTTACTGGCTCATTAAGTAGAGACATTCCCTTTCTAAACGACATCAAAAAATAGCCATTCTATATAATGCGTCACATACACATAAAAGCTCCTGCATATTTTTTATAACAGATACTTAACAGATATGCTTAGTCATTTCACTACCAAAGCAAGTGATGTGCTGAGTTAAGGCCATCTGAGACCTGTTCATGTCAATCTGTCATGATTTTacccccaaaaaggcaaaatcaAATATGATCAACATAGATTTTCTTTCAGCAGGATAATGTCAGTACTTCCACAAAAATGAAGCACTGTAATTGCAACCtgcttttcaatatattttaaagttagaagACAGCTGAGGcaatagaaaaatcatttgtcATTCCTCACAACCTATAATGGCAACCTCCACCATCACCAGATGAGGACCTAAGTCAAAAGTTACCATTAATTGGCGTACAAAGCTACACACAGGGTGTCAATTTTCACATCTAACTGGCGAAATGAACTAAGGAAATGGGCCCTCAATTTTAGCCCTAACAATTAATCCCACTTTTATCTGCCACACAACCAAATCAAAGTTCTATACTGACTAGCTTCATTAACTTCCACTCCCAAGCTTCAGTCTTTATTTTGATAAGGAATCCTTTGCTAAGCCCACCCTACAGTTTCAgcttaaaaatgctttgaaaaataagaattctgGTAATAATATttgctctcccctcccttctaGTCTTTAGGGCTCAATTATTTGGGAGAGCCAGAAAACACTCATTTTTCCcccatgctttatttttcttcccttgagATCTGTCTCAAGGCCCACCTGGTCTCCAAAAAGCAGCTAAAAGGCTTGCCGGAGACCGGAGTTTTAGACCTGGAGGTAGCCTAGATGACCTTGGAGGTCCTCTGTAGCAATTTACCATCAATTCAATTACTTCTGAAAATAAACACTTCATGGTCATTCCCACTGGGATGTGGAATAAGACAGAGCCTTCCACCCTATGTTCTGGCTCTGACTGAAGACAACCAGGAAATTAACAAAAATACTGGAGGAATGTCTGCTCCTAAGCCCAGCTATGGGCTAGGTGATGTTCAGAAATCCAGAGGAAGcagtcagaaaaaagaaaaagtttcagaatGGTGGTACAGGATGAATTGCATACAACTTCCAACTGTATGTTTATGCCCTCAAAGTAATCCTAAGTTTAACAAAAAACAGGTTTGTGTGTCCTTACCTGATTTTATTGCCAGTTTTCATCCGAATCCATTGGGGGATGGGACGATTCTGCTTTTGCTTCTTGGCCAAGAATCGCTTGATCCTGAAAGTCTTGTGAGAAGACTGGGAAGGAAATGCAATCAGTTTAACGGCAATACCAGAGCTTGCTCAAAAAAAGATTCAAAgccaggaactccctaaagccaACAAACATTTGAATGTTGAAGCAAAAACAACTCTCTCAATGCTAAACCCATCAGGCCCTTTGCTTTGTTCCTTACTTCTGCAAAGGTAGATAGCATAATTCCCATTGCTTAAATAATAATCAGCAGTCAGGGAGGTCGGTAAGCTGCCCCAAAGCGGAATATTAATGTGCAGAGCTAGTATTCAAACCCAGGTCATCTCTGCTCCAAGGCTAGGGCTAGAGCACGCGGTTTTCACAAACAATCACTTGAAAGTCAGTCTCAGTGCACCCTGACATGTGGGAGATCTGCTCTAACCCACTGACATTTGGGATATTAATTCTAACTATGTAAAACGCCACTATTCCAAGAATGACTTTCCCAATCTCCCACTGCATTTTTTGGCTTTCATGAAAAACCCGGGTCATCTAAGCCCACCCCCAACCACCTCTCTCCCCAGTTTGCAGGACAATCCAGAAAAATGACACTGAGTGCTGGTCTAAAGTCTGGCCCGAGTGGCCCAATACACTTTTGCATAATAATAGGGGTCGTTATAAAG
It encodes:
- the RPL39 gene encoding 60S ribosomal protein L39 translates to MSSHKTFRIKRFLAKKQKQNRPIPQWIRMKTGNKIRYNSKRRHWRRTKLGL